A genomic window from Vanessa atalanta chromosome 7, ilVanAtal1.2, whole genome shotgun sequence includes:
- the LOC125065133 gene encoding PH and SEC7 domain-containing protein isoform X1: protein MADERLVVLNRCDNLGFGFSLLGEAGLPHIIYEIEENSPAARSGEVEAGDVLLKVNGTDVNRFTTREVLKCLRLSSDPVTLRLKKDPQIKANVRRYLSAAAERRTSGPPRTKHDKSGSPPSSNSNSNSSSNSSSNGSGVQSGESCEALLPEERAERRPRVTQPKFEAYMMTGDLMLNLSRVEHPHHNHHAPTHRTHYHRYNSTPASPSENRLAARVELSQRHNSSPDTGYIGDHASKMFNSQPASPAGGNASSGEMATRTQHIVRTSRSEDHLQFQKESSLSAVAVDMEEDVTSSLNTLLDARPDSATPATPAPRSDSDERDRIVWTYNAPISQCNGSAATSNSTSISDGISQRSSSPLSPTSASWSALSPRATPPHRAALAPHHHRPLNGDMSLSEAVSNISSPDYQDQDDMFDTGRECPRMELSDPSDSDSTILVSEPCHKRAKSNSTYSDHGSDVTLNGDHSKDYRIVIQVKGPEKQNANTNDNVNNNNNSNYAQNGKENGHNSPENQGYQELCSGSDAGSDEGSDGDSLHSFHYSPKAVDIPSAERLAKRLYHLDGFKKSDVSRHLSKNNEFSRAVAEEYVKHFEFSGATLDEALRTFLARFALSGETQERERVLVHFSRRYLECNPGAFNSQDAVHTLTCAIMLLNTDLHGCGGGGTFRRMSCAEFIENLAELNDGDNFPRDTLKHLYHAIRNQPLQWALDVEVAPPSGENRSSAPVGSNPFLDLPDQSRAVEYKKGYVMRKCCFDANGKKTPFGRRGWKMFYCTLRDLVLYLHKDEHGFRRSQMSDNLHNAIRIHHALATKATDYTKKQHVFRLQTADQAEYLFQTSDSKELCSWVETINFVCAAYSAPPLAGAVGSQRKFQRPLLPCTHTKLSMREQLADHEERAARLEEELAALRHARDHPHAHRDKDHYLVHEIKRYRTYAYVMRMRGGGAGAEENAPALPERTAAHAQHAQNPPP, encoded by the exons ATGGCTGACGAAAGACTAGTGGTCCTGAATCGTTGTGACAACTTAGGATTTGGATTTTCTTTACTCGGCGAAGCCGGTTTGCCACATATTATTTACGAAATCGAAGAAAATTCTCCTGCAGCTCGTAGTGGTGAG GTTGAAGCGGGAGACGTATTGCTCAAGGTTAATGGGACTGATGTGAACCGGTTCACAACCCGAGAAG ttcTAAAATGCTTGCGACTATCGTCGGATCCCGTCACTTTACGGTTAAAGAAGG ACCCACAGATCAAAGCGAACGTGAGGCGCTATCTGTCCGCCGCCGCCGAGCGTCGCACTAGCGGGCCCCCGCGCACGAAACACGATAA ATCGGGATCACCGCCGTCGAGTAATTCGAACAGCAACTCGTCGAGTAATTCGTCGAGCAACGGGTCGGGTGTTCAGTCCGGAGAAAGTTGCGAGGCGCTGTTGCCGGAGGAGCGGGCCGAGAGGCGACCGCGCGTCACTCAGCCTAAATTCGAGGCTTATATGATGACCGGCGACCTCATGCTCAACCTGTCCCGAGTTGAGCATCCACACCACAACCACCACGCCCCGACACACCGCACACACTACCACAG ATATAATTCAACGCCCGCCTCGCCAAGTGAAAACCGACTGGCCGCTCGTGTTGAACTCTCACAACGACACAATTCCTCGCCCGATACGGGATACATCGGAGACCATGCTAGTAAAAT GTTCAACTCCCAGCCCGCGTCTCCAGCGGGAGGAAATGCTTCCTCTGGGGAGATGGCGACACGCACACAACATATTGTACGAACTTCCAGATCAGAAGATCACTTACAG TTCCAGAAGGAGTCGTCGCTGAGTGCGGTGGCGGTGGACATGGAGGAGGACGTGACGTCATCGCTGAACACGCTGCTGGACGCGCGGCCCGACTCCGCCACGCCCGCCACGCCGGCGCCGCGCTCCGACTCCGACGAGCGCGACAG GATCGTATGGACGTACAATGCACCGATATCCCAATGCAACGGATCGGCGGCCACATCGAACTCGACCTCCATCTCAGACGGAATATCACAGCG GTCGTCGTCCCCGCTGTCGCCGACGTCGGCGTCGTGGTCGGCGCTGTCCCCGCGCGCCACGCCGCCGCACCGCGCCGCGCTGGCGCCGCACCACCACCGACCACTCAACG GTGATATGAGCTTATCGGAAGCGGTATCAAATATATCTAGTCCGGATTATCAAGACCAAGACGACATGTTCGACACGGGCAGGGAATGCCCCAGAATGGAATTGTCCGACCCGTCCGACTCCGATTCCACAATACTAGTCTCTGAACCTTGCCACAAACGGGCAAAGTCAAATTCCACCTATTCGGATCACGGTAGTGACGTCACGCTCAACGGAGATCACAGTAAAGACTATAGAATAGTCATACAGGTGAAAGGACCGGAGAAACAGAACGCGAACACGAatgataatgtaaataataataacaatagtaaCTACGCACAAAATGGCAAAGAAAATGGACACAACTCGCCCGAAAATCAAGGCTACCAG GAGTTGTGCAGCGGATCAGACGCCGGGTCCGACGAGGGCTCGGACGGAGACTCGCTGCACTCGTTCCACTACAGCCCGAAGGCCGTTGACATACCCTCCGCCGAGCGGCTCGCTAAACGACTGTATCACCTCGATGGGTTCAAAAAGTCAGATGTATCGAGGcatttaagtaaaaa caATGAATTCTCGCGAGCTGTGGCGGAAGAGTACGTGAAGCACTTCGAATTCAGCGGTGCGACCCTGGATGAGGCACTGAGGACATTCTTAGCTCGTTTCGCACTTAGCGGCGAGACACAGGAAAGAGAACGAGTCCTCGTACACTTCTCTCGTAGATACCTCGAGTGCAACCCTGGGGCTTTCAATTCACaag ATGCGGTTCACACCCTAACCTGCGCTATAATGCTACTCAACACGGACTTGCACGGGTGTGGCGGCGGCGGCACGTTCCGACGGATGTCGTGTGCGGAGTTCATCGAGAATCTCGCCGAGCTCAACGACGGAGACAACTTCCCGCGGGACACGCTCAAGCATCTCTACCACGCGATACGCAACCAGCCGCTACAGTGGGCACT AGACGTGGAGGTGGCTCCTCCTAGCGGTGAAAACCGTTCGTCTGCACCAGTGGGCAGTAACCCTTTCCTGGACCTGCCTGACCAGAGTCGCGCCGTCGAGTACAAAAAAGGCTATGTTATGCGGAAATGTTGCTTTGACGCTAACGGAAAAAAGA caCCTTTTGGTCGTCGAGGTTGGAAAATGTTCTATTGCACATTGCGAGATCTAGTCCTATATCTACACAAAGATGAACATGGTTTTCGGCGAAGTCAAATGTCAGACAATCTGCACAACGCAATTAG AATACACCACGCGTTGGCTACGAAAGCAACggattatacaaaaaaacaacatgTATTCCGATTGCAAACTGCCGATCAAGCGGAATATCTCTTTCAGACTAG TGACTCAAAAGAGCTGTGCTCATGGGTGGAGACTATAAACTTCGTGTGCGCGGCGTACTCCGCGCCCCCACTGGCTGGAGCCGTGGGCTCGCAACGCAAGTTTCAACGACCACTGTTGCCTTGCACGCACACCAAATTATCCAtg CGGGAGCAACTGGCGGACCATGAAGAGCGAGCTGCGCGACTGGAAGAGGAGTTGGCAGCTTTGAGGCACGCGCGCGATCATCCACATGCTCATCGCGATAAAGATCACTACCTCGTGCACGAG aTTAAGAGGTACCGCACGTACGCATACGTGATGCGGATGCGTGGCGGCGGTGCGGGAGCTGAAGAAAATGCGCCCGCCCTACCCGAACGCACGGCGGCGCATGCTCAACACGCGCAGAATCCGCCGCCCTGA